Within Thermococcus indicus, the genomic segment AGTCCTTTCTGAGCTCTTCCTTTATGGGCGGCCGGTAGAGCGCGGCGGCAGGGTGATACATCGGCATTATGATTATCTTCCCGAAGAGCGTGTGGGCCTCGAAGGTTTTTCCGTGTATCTTGCTTATGGGCTCCGGCTCAAAGCCGAACTTCTCCAGGATGTACCTCATGGAGTGCCTGCCGAGCGGAACTATAACCCTGGGTCGGATGATGTCTATCTGCCTGTCGAGGTATGGGGAGCAGGCCTTTATCTCATCCTCCGTCGGGTCCCTGTTCTCTGGAGGCCTGCACTTGACTATGTTGGTTATGTAAACCTCATCCCTGGTGAGACCTATCTCAGCCAGGAGCTCGTCGAGTACCTTCCCTGCCCTTCCGACGAAGGGGAGCCCCTTCTGATCCTCCCAGTAGCCCGGCGCTTCCCCGACGAACATCACCTTGGCGTCATAGCTCCCGGAACCGGGAACGGCGTTGGTTCTAAGGCCCCCGAGAGGGCATTTCTGGCAGTTCCTTATGCGCTCTCCAAGCTTCCGCATGAGTTCTTCCTTTCCCATGGGAGCACCTCATGAGAGCGTCTTCTGGGAGAGGTAAGCTTTGAGGAACTCGACCCAGGCGGTGTAGTAGCCCTTCTCGTACTCGTCCCTGAACTCATGCTCGAGTATCCCCTGGAAGTGCTCGAGGAGCTTCTCCGCCTTCTCCCTGTCGTGCTCACCGATGAGCTGGACTATGAGGGAGT encodes:
- the udg gene encoding type-4 uracil-DNA glycosylase, encoding MGKEELMRKLGERIRNCQKCPLGGLRTNAVPGSGSYDAKVMFVGEAPGYWEDQKGLPFVGRAGKVLDELLAEIGLTRDEVYITNIVKCRPPENRDPTEDEIKACSPYLDRQIDIIRPRVIVPLGRHSMRYILEKFGFEPEPISKIHGKTFEAHTLFGKIIIMPMYHPAAALYRPPIKEELRKDFLRLGELIGSSL